GGCAGTCGCCAACGAGGCGCCAGGCGAGGCAAACGCCAGCATCGTGTAATCCAGCGGCTCGGTGGAGCCGGCATGAGCCATCAGGTGATCCAACGGCAACCTGAGTTCGGCTGCCGGCGTGGTCATCGGCTCCAGTTGCACGTCACGCAGATAGCGCCCACCTTGCGGAGCGATCTGGGTGATCGCCCTGATCGTCGCCGGGCATGGCCGGTCCGGATGTTCGTTGCAGCCGACCATCACCGGCGACAACGCGCCGGCAGTTGGTGGCGCGATGGCGGCGGTGAGAACGGCGGCCAGTGCCGCCGCCAGCTGATCGGTATTCAAGCGCTTAGGCAGGCAATCGCCCCCTGGAGTGTGGAGTGTGGCGCGTGATGAGTGACCGGACCCGCTCCCCAAGACCGGCTGGCACCGCGGATGCGGCACGGATCGACCATACCCAGCACGGTTCCGCAGCAGAGGCGGTGCGGAGGGTAGGCTCTGCGCAGGTGGATAGGCTGCTACCGAATCGAACCATATGAATGCGCAGCATCCGTGCGCTCGGCGCCTATGTGTTTCCGTGGCAAGGCATTGGCGACACAGGCATTGGCACTGCGCCGCATGGCCGCGAACCGCTCGTACACAACGCGCCGACCCGCGTGCGGCGCTTTGGGCATGGCAGCTCTCGCACGCTTGCCATGCAAGGGCGAATCGACAACGCTGCAGCGCTACGTCCTGGGCCTGCGCATGCCGACCGCACCGATTTCCCTGCTACTGCTCGACTTCGATGGCGTGCTCGCGCGCTATTGGCGGCCACGCCGCCTGGCCGCCCTGGCAACGGCCGCTGCCTGCACCCCGCAGCGCGTCCAGCAGGTGCTGTTCGAACAGGGACTGGAGCGCGCCTACGATGCCGGCGCGATCGACACGCCGGCGTACCTGAGCCAGCTCAGCGACGGTCTGGGGCACCCGATCGATCAGGCCACCTGGATCGCTGCGCGCGTGGCCGCGTGCCGTGCAGACCCTGCGGTGGTGGCGCAGGTGCTGGCGGTATCAGCGACAACCGCGGTGGCCGTGCTGACCAATAACGGCCCATTGATGGCCGAGGCGATTGCGCAGATCGTGCCGTCGCTGTTTCCGCTCGTGCAAGGGCGCGTGTTGTGCAGCGGCGCACTCGGCGGGCGCAAGCCGGACGTGCAGGTGTATCAGCGTGCGCTCGACGCCCTCGGGGCACACGCGTCTGGCACCCTGTTCGTCGATGACCTGTTCGTCAACGTCAGCGGCGCCCGCGCCGCAGGATTGCATGCCGATACCGTGCGCGATGCGCGCGCATTGCGGCGGGTGTTGAAGCGGTATGGCTTGGGGTGAGGGTACGGGATTGCGACGCACGCGCCTTCCATACCCTCACCAATCAGCGCCCTACCCGCCGCCACGCAACAGACCAAGCGACCACTCACCGCTGCGCGACGTACTCGGCAATCGCCAGCCGCAGGCGCGCCAGCCCATCGGCCAGCTCGGCATCGGTCAGATTCAGCGCCGGCACGAAACGCAATACATCCGGCCCCGCCTGCAGCGCCAGCAGCCCGTGCTTGGCCGCCAGGTCGAGGATCGCGCCCGCCTGGCCGGCATGCGCCTGCGCCAGCACCGCGCCGAGCATCAGGCCGCGCCCGCGGATCTGCGCAAACAGGCCGAACTCGGCATTCAATGCCTCCAGCCCCGCGCGCAACGCAGCCGATTGACGTTCCACATTGGCCGCAATCTCCGGCGAGGCCAGCTTGCGCAACGCCACCCGT
The window above is part of the Xanthomonas cassavae CFBP 4642 genome. Proteins encoded here:
- a CDS encoding HAD-IA family hydrolase encodes the protein MPTAPISLLLLDFDGVLARYWRPRRLAALATAAACTPQRVQQVLFEQGLERAYDAGAIDTPAYLSQLSDGLGHPIDQATWIAARVAACRADPAVVAQVLAVSATTAVAVLTNNGPLMAEAIAQIVPSLFPLVQGRVLCSGALGGRKPDVQVYQRALDALGAHASGTLFVDDLFVNVSGARAAGLHADTVRDARALRRVLKRYGLG